The genomic stretch CGGGAATGTCACTGTCGTCGAGGGCATGTTCTTCGGCCTGAAGTGCGCAGTGCTGGCGGTCGTGGTCCAGGCAGTGTTCAGGATCGGAAGCCGGGCGCTCAGGAACGGCCTGATGGTCGGCTTGGCTGCTGCCGCCTTCGTTGCGATCTTTTTCCTGCACGTGCCTTTTCCGGTCATCATCATCGCCGCTGGTGTCATCGGCTACATTGGCGGACGCACGGGTGCATCTGCATTTCGCGTCGGCGGCGGACACAAGGCAGGTAGCGACAAGGTACTGGAGGATCGGGACTCTCTTCTGGGCGAAGAAATCCCACCTCACGCTGCGCCGAACCTTGCATGGTCGCTGAAGACGTCAGGGGTCCTAGCGGCACTATGGCTTCTTCCGGTTGCTGCATTGCTGCTGGCCTTGGGTCAGCATAGCGTCTTCACGCAGATTGGTATCTTCTTCAGTCAGATGGCAGTCGTCACTTTCGGCGGTGCCTATGCAGTTCTGGCCTATGTGGCGCAGCAAGCCGTCCAAGGGTTTGGTTGGTTATGGCCGGGCGAAATGCTCGATGGCCTGGGAATGGCGGAAACGACGCCAGGTCCCTTGATCATGGTCACGCAGTTCGTCGGCTTCCTCGCAGGCTATCGCGACCCCGGAAGCATCAACCCGCTTGCCGCTGCGACGCTGGCGGCCGTGCTCACGACCTGGGTCACCTTCATTCCGAGCTTCCTGTGGATTTTCGCCGGTGCACCCTTCATGGAAAGGATGAGGGGTAATGCGGCACTCAGCGGAGCCATGGCTGCAATCACGGCAGCCGTCGTCGGCGTGATCCTCAACCTCGCGGTGTGGTTCGGCCTGCACGTGCTGTTCCGCGATACCACCACGCTCACCATCGGACCGCTAAATTGGGACGTTCCGATCCTACATTCGGTCGACTGGCCATCGCTCGTCTTGACCCTGCTGGCAGCACTCGCACTGTTTCGCCTGAAACAGTCGGTCATCGCCGTTCTTTTCGCCTCTGCTGTGCTGGGGATCGCGTGGAAGGTGCTCACCTAGCCGTCATTCGGAGCATCTGGTGAATGTCCGCCTTCGGCCGCCGGCAGCCACCGCGCCAGATAAAATCCCGTTCAAAAAAGCCCCTCTATGTGCCCGTCCTGATTCAGGAAAATCCGTTCCGCCGAGGGTGAACTCGGCAAACCCGGCATTGTCATGATCTCGCCGGTGATGGCGACGACAAAGCCGGCGCCGGCAGCAAGCCGCACCTCGCGCACATGCACGACATGCCCCTCCGGGGCACCGCGCAGGTTAGGATCGGTGGAGAAGGAGTACTGCGTCTTGGCCATGCAGACCGGCAGGCCGCCGTAACCCTGCTCTTCCCATGCCTTCAGCTGGTCGCGCACCGCCTTGTCGGCCGTCACCTCGCCGGCATGGTAGATCTTCGAGGCGACCGTCTCGATCTTCTCCATCAGCGGCATATCGTCCGGATAGAGAGGCCGGAAGTCCGCCTGCCCGCCATCGGCCATTTCCGCCACGCGCTGCGCCAGTTCCTCGATCCCGGCGCCGCCCTCGGCCCAGTGGCGGCAGAGGATGGCATCGACGCCGTGGCGGGAGGCGTAGTCCTTCACTGCGGCAATCTCCGCTTTCGTGTCGGAGGTGAAGTGGTTGATCGCCACCACCACCGGCACCCCGAAGCGGCGGACATTGGCGATGTGACGGCCGAGATTGGCGCAGCCCCGCGTCAGTGCGCCAACATCCTCCCGGCCTAGATCCTCCTTCTTCACCCCTCCGTTCATCTTCAGCGCCCGGACCGTCGCGACGATCACGGCGGCCGAGGGCGTCAGCCCCGCCTTGCGGCACTTGATGTCGAAGAATTTCTCGGCCCCGAGATCGGCGCCGAAACCCGCTTCCGTCACCACATAGTCGGCAAGCTTCAGCGCCGTCTTGGTGGCGATCACCGAATTGCAGCCATGGGCGATGTTGGCGAAGGGCCCGCCATGCACGAAGGCGGGGTTGTTCTCCAGCGTCTGCACGAGGTTCGGCTGCATGGCGTCCTTGAGCAGCACCGCCATCGCCCCGTCCGCCTTCAGGTCGCGCGCGAAGACCGGCGTCTTGTCACGGCGGTAGGCGACGATGATCGATCCCAGCCGCCGCTCCAGGTCGTCGAAATCCTCCGCCAGGCAGAGGATCGCCATCACCTCAGAGGCGACGGTGATGTCGAAGCCGCATTCGCGAGGAAAGCCGTTTGCCACGCCGCCCAGCGCGCCCACCATCTGGCGCAGCGACCGGTCGTTCATGTCCATCGCCCGCCGCCAGGTGATCCGCCGCACGTCGATGTCGAGCGCATTGCCCCAGTAGACATGGTTGTCGATCATCGCCGCGAGCAGGTTGTGCGCGGAGGTGATGGCGTGGAAGTCGCCGGTGAAGTGGAGGTTGATCTCCTCCATCGGGATCACCTGTGCGTGGCCACCGCCGGCGGCACCACCCTTCATGCCGAAGGACGGACCGAGCGAGGGCTCGCGGATGCACACCACCGCCCTGCGGCCGATGCGGTTGAGCCCGTCGACGAGACCGACCGTGGTGGTCGTCTTGCCCTCCCCGGCCGGTGTGGGATTGATGGCCGTGACGAGGATTAGCCTGCCATCCGGCCGCTCGCCCAGCGAGCGGATGAAGCCGGGCCCGATCTTCGCCTTGTCGTGCCCGTAGGGCGCCAGCTCCTCCGGCGGGATTCCAAGTACCGCCCCCACCTCCAGGACCGGCTTCTTCCGCGCCACCCGCGCGATTTCGATGTCAGACTGCATTGCCAATCTCGTTCCCCGTGGCATCTCGCCGAATTGGCCACAGAGCCTGCAGCATGGCAAGCTCCCCTTGTAGTCGTATGCAAGTCCGAGTTCTACTTCCTGGTGTATTTGCCCTTGATTGTTACCTATGGATGCATTTAGTCTTGTCCAGCGGCCCTGGAGGGATATCGATGAACATCATCGTTTGCTGCGACGGCACCTGGAATACACCCAATGATCTTGAAAACGGCGTTCCGAGCCCCACCAACGTGGTGAAGCTCTACAATGCCCTGGCACCTAACGATGCGGAGGGTGCGCCACAGAAGTCCTACTACCATCCAGGCGTCGGCAGCGAAGGCAACTGGCGCGATCGAATCTTGGGCGGCAGCACCGGAAAGGGGCTGAACCGGAATATCAAAAACGCCTATTGCTGGCTGGCAGGCACCTATCAGCCTGGCGACAAGATCTGGCTGTTTGGCTTCAGCCGGGGCGCCTATACCGCCCGCAGTCTTGGAGGCATGATCTCTCGATGCGGCCTGCTGGACCTCTCGACCTATGACGACGACGCCCGCAGAATTTGGGACGCCGTGGACGAGGTATTCGACATCTATCGAATGAAGCCGGAACAACCCCCTGTTTCAAGCGACAGGCTCTACTTCCACAATGCGAACCTCGGCGAGCCCGGAGCGAAGAAGACGCCCATCCGGTTCATTGGCGTATGGGATACGGTGGGCTCACTTGGCATCCCTGATGACCTCGGAATACTCAACCTCCTCGATTTCCGCGGCAGACACGAATTTCACGACGCCGGACTAAGCACGATCGTAGCGACAGCGTGCCACGCGTTGGCGATTGATGAAATGCGTCAGAATTTCATTCCCACGCTATGGACCTTGGAGCCTGGGCAGCAGGCCGACTTGAAGCAGGTTTGGTTCGCCGGTGCCCACGGCGACGTCGGTGGCGGCTATGCCCATGCCGGACTGTCTGACATTGCGCTGAAATGGATGATCGATGAAGCGAGAGAGGAAGGCTTGGAGTTTCGCCCGGATCTGGACACGCAGATCAACCCGCACCACCACGGCGTGCTGCACAATTCGGTCTCCGGCTTTTTCCGTCGACTGAAGACCCGTCCAAGATCATTTCCGCTGCTTTCTGCCGACAACAAGGGCACTCTGGTGCATGAGAGTGTCCTTGCGCGGCGGGATGACCCGCCTCTGCTTCAAGGCGAGTATCGCACGCTCAACTGGGACGGGCGGGCACCCGGCTCCTGCAGGGTGCGTGTCTATGCCAAGCCGCACTGGAACTGGACCGGCATCTACCTCCGAGCAGGAACGACATACAAGCTAAGCGCGGAAGGGGAGTGGCTGGACAAGAGCGTGCGGGCGGGTCCAGACGGCGTCGGCCTTGGGATATATCCCTTGGGAAGGCTCGCTCATCTCCTTGGCACCTTGATCGGTCTGGTCGAACGAGGTTTCCGCGCCTTGATCGGCAACCACAGAATGGATGCGCCTGGCAGCCGCCGACATGAGGACCTCCCGTGGTTTTCGCTGGTCGGATTGGTTGCGAATGATCAAAAGCCGGCGCGTCATGCTGGGTCGCGCATACCGCCATTTCCCCACGAGACTTTCCTGATCGGCAGCGAAAGGCATTTCACCCCGACCGAGGACGGCTATCTCTACTGCTTCGCCAATGACGCCTGGCAGTGCTACAACAACAACCATGGCAGCGTCCGGTTGACTGTTTCGGCCGGCGCCCCGGCAGACGGGGCCAGTTCAGGAACGAAATAGGCGGCGCTGTTCACTGCGTCGCCCGCGTCCCGCGCGATCCCTCAGAACCGCTGCGTCAGCGAGATCCTGAACGTCCGCCCCGGCTCCGAATAGTACTCCTTGTTGGCCGCCGTGATTGTCGTGTAATCCTTCGTGTTCAGGGCGTCGTAGTAGGTCCGGTCGAAGAGGTTGTAGACGCCCGCCTGGATGCGAAGGCCCTTTACCTGTTCCGGCTCCCACCATCCGGTTAGATCGAAGATTCCGTAGCCCGGCGCCTTGAAGCTGGCGGCGGATTGGTCGTCAACGCCCTCGACGCCTGTCCATAACAGGTCGACGCCCCAGGCCTCGGTCTCATAGCCGACGCCGATGATCCCCTTCAAGGGCGGCACGGACGCCAGCAACTGATCGGTCTCGAGGTTCGTGCCCCGCGCATAGGCAAGGCCGGCACGCATGTTGAAGCCGTTGTCGAAACGCTTGTGAGCGGCAAGCTCGATGCCGTAGATCTCGGCGCGCGAGACGTTGACCGGCGTCTGGACGAACATGTAGCCGGCGCTCGGATCGATCCCGCGGGCAATCTGCTCCGCCGCCGTCAGGTTGCGGTTTTCAATGAAGTTCTTGTAGCGGGTATAGAAGAACGTCAGGCTGCCGCCGAAGTCGCTGTCCCCGAAGCGCGCGCCGACATCGAAGCCGTTGCTGGTTTCCGGCTCGAGATCAGGATTACCCGTCCGCAGATAGGTGCCCGGCGCACCGAATGTCATGTAGAGCTCGTTCGCAGTCGGCGAACGGAAGCCCATGGCCCACTGGCTGAAGAGCGTGAACGTGTCGGACAGTTCATACTCCGCCAGGAGCTTCGGAGACCATGCGTCGCCGCTGGAGCCGGGGGGAGTGTCCGGCTTCATCGCGTTGCCGAGATAGGCCGCGGTCTCCTGCGGATCATGGTCGAACCAGTCGTAGCGGAGAGCGGGGGTGAGCGTGAAGCCGCTGTCGCCGAAGCTCATGCGGTCCTGCACGTAGAAGCTCATTCGCTTGCTGTCGACATCGGGCATGTCCGCCTGGTTGGTATGCAGGTTGCCGCAGGCCCCGTAGACGCCGGTATAGGGTGGTGATGCCGGGCATGAATCGATGCCTGCCGAATACTGCTCCGCCTGCGAAATAAAGATGTCTGTGCCGAAGGTCAGCACATGGCTGACGCCACCCGTCTCGAAGCCGCTGTCGAAGAAGCCGTTGAAGCCGAAACCGCTCTCCTCGATGTCGTTCCAGCGCTTGTAAACACCCGGCACACTCGTCCAGCGGATGGAATCCTGGCTGTCCTGGCGCAATTGCCGCTGCCAGTAGAGCGTGGCCTCCGCCGCGTCGACAAGGCCATCGGCACCCGGAGCCTCGTAGAAGTAATCCAGCGAAACGCGGTCGCGTTCGTTGAGCTGCCCGTTGGAATGGTTGCCCGGCCGATAATTGCCCGTCAGCGTCTGGTCCCGGCGAAGATCGGTATCCTTCTCGAACCGGAACCGCTCTGCCGTCAGGCCGAAGACATGGCCCAACTCGGTGTCCTGCCTCAGCTTGAACAGGAGGTTGTGCTGGTCGTAGTCCGCCGGATTGGGCTCGGTGCGCGTTGCGCCATAGCCGCCGACATCCCCCTTGTTGTCCCGCTCATGGCCCGTTTTGTACGAGCCGAGGAACAAGGCCGAGGTGTTTTCCACCCGCTTGGCCACCGCGGCACCGCCGTACCAGCTGTTGTCCATGCTGTCGTAACCGGTCCCGACCTTGCCGCCCCAGTCGCGACCTTCGCCGATCAGGTCCTCCGGCTCGAGCGTTCGCAGCACAAGGGCTCCGCCAAGTCCGCCATCGCCGATTCGGCTGGAATCGGCTCCGCGCACGACATCGACCGATGTCAGCGCGAAGAAGTCGAAGCTCTCGGCCCCGCCGGCAGTGCTGCGGGCCGTGTCCTGAAGATAGGTCAGCGGCACGCCGTCGATGACGGTGGCGACGCGGTTGCCTTCAAGTCCGCGAATATTGAGGGAATTCGTGGTTCCCCGGCTGTAGTTCACGCCTGGCTCCAGGCTCCGCCCCAGATCCTCGATGCTCTGGACCTGCTTCTTGTCGATCTCTTCCTCTGTCGTCTGCGAGGCCAGCGGGGTGTTGACGATATCGCCGGCCTTCACCCGCTTGCCCTTCAGCACGATCGTCTGGAGCGCCGTCGCATCTGCCGGGGCGTCCTGCGCCATTGCAGGTAGAGGCGACAGTGCCGCGATGGCGGTGCAGGTAAGAAGGAAGAATTGGGTGGCGCGGATATTCATCTTGTTCCCCTGTGGCGGGCACGCACCATCATCGGCGCGCAAAGGCACGCCGCTGGTGGAAGCGGTCCGGTTTGACGATCACAATGGCGGGCGGCAGGCTCTGCCGTGACTTCGCCATCTAAAAAACATGATTTATGGAGTCAAGATAAAAAGTGGATGAAGTTTGTCATGTTTGATGTTAGGTCGCTGGCGGGATGTCGGGTGTATCCCCTGAACCAAAGTCAGATTGCCAGATGCATACAGACCCGCTAAGTAGCTAAAATCTGACGAACTATCGTAAACGGGTGGAAGGGGCGCCCTGATATGTCAGCGGTATTGGAACCTACCTCACGGACCATGGCAGTGCCCTCAGCAGCAGTCGAGAGACAGGTAGCGCTCAGCAGCGCGATTGCCGCGGCCGCTACGCGCTCCGAAGTCCTCACCGCCATGGAGGATGCGGCTGAAGCCTTCGGTTTCGCCCATGTCACCCTGATGGCGAAGCCGGGTGACGACGACGAATACATGTCACGGCTGATCATCCAGACGACCCTGCCGGAAGACTTCGTGCGCCAGTTCGATCGCAATCGCTTCCTCGTCGCCTGTCCGGTCATGCCGACGCTGTTCGACACCATGCTGCCCCAGGCCTGGACATTGGGAGGTCTCGAGCGGGATGGAATCGTGCCGGCGCCGATCACCCGGCTGATGCGCCGCTTCAGCCTGTTCACGACAGTCGTCATGCCCCTCCATAGCTTCGACGGCGCCCGCTTCCTGCTCCGCTTTGACGGCAAGCGGCCATCCCTGCGCCAGTCCGAGATCAACGAATTCGCCGTGATCTCCCTGCATGCATTCGAGGTGTTCGACAGGATCCGGCGCACCGAGGAGATCGCCATCCCCCGCCCTCTTTCCATGCGCGAACTGGAAGTCGTGCGCTGGACGGCACAGGGCAAGACCTCGGTCGAGATCGGTCGCATCCTCTCGCTCTCCGATCATACGATCAACGCGCACCTGACGAACGCCATCAAGAAGCTCGACTGCGTCAACCGCACGCAGCTCGTCGCCAAGGCGATCCGCCTCGGCCTGATCCCCTGACCTGCCCGAGAGCATTTCCAGCAAAAGTGTGAAGCGGTTTTGCGTAGGGAAGTGCGAAAAGACAAAGCGTCTTAGCGGTCGAGCACCGATCGCACTTCCACCAGGTTGGAGCGCACCCGCAGGATATAGAAGCCCATGGTCGCCAGATGCGTTGGCATGATCCAGCCGTCCTCGCGGCCGTTGGAGATGATTGCCGGCTGGATGCGTAGCGCCGACCGGAACTGCGAAAGCGTCTCGGCCCATAGCGGCGCGAGATTGCGCTCGCGGATCACCTGCGAGAAGTCGGCGCCCGCTGCGGACAGGACGGCATAGTAACCGTAGAGCTGGCCATAGGCGAACCAGTACCGATCGTCCGCGCGCGTGTCGAACCAGCCGCCGTTGTAGTTCTCCGAGCGCTCGCGCAGGATTGCTGATGTGCTGCCGAGATCATTGGCAATCCGGTCGACAAACTGCACCAGATTGTCGGCACGGCTGTCGAAGGTGGAGCGGCAGGCGGCAAGGTCGGTGTTGAACTTGCGGAAACTGTCGATCGCCGCCCGGTAGTAGCTCGGCGTCGGCGTCTTCGGTCCGAACGGGCTGAGCCCGAAATACCAGGAATACTC from Pseudorhizobium banfieldiae encodes the following:
- a CDS encoding formate--tetrahydrofolate ligase, encoding MPRGTRLAMQSDIEIARVARKKPVLEVGAVLGIPPEELAPYGHDKAKIGPGFIRSLGERPDGRLILVTAINPTPAGEGKTTTTVGLVDGLNRIGRRAVVCIREPSLGPSFGMKGGAAGGGHAQVIPMEEINLHFTGDFHAITSAHNLLAAMIDNHVYWGNALDIDVRRITWRRAMDMNDRSLRQMVGALGGVANGFPRECGFDITVASEVMAILCLAEDFDDLERRLGSIIVAYRRDKTPVFARDLKADGAMAVLLKDAMQPNLVQTLENNPAFVHGGPFANIAHGCNSVIATKTALKLADYVVTEAGFGADLGAEKFFDIKCRKAGLTPSAAVIVATVRALKMNGGVKKEDLGREDVGALTRGCANLGRHIANVRRFGVPVVVAINHFTSDTKAEIAAVKDYASRHGVDAILCRHWAEGGAGIEELAQRVAEMADGGQADFRPLYPDDMPLMEKIETVASKIYHAGEVTADKAVRDQLKAWEEQGYGGLPVCMAKTQYSFSTDPNLRGAPEGHVVHVREVRLAAGAGFVVAITGEIMTMPGLPSSPSAERIFLNQDGHIEGLF
- the chrA gene encoding chromate efflux transporter translates to MTDLGKAADPSVVDDDIVPLSEAVKVWARVAALSFGGPAGQIAVMHRIIVDEKRWIGEHRFLHALNYCMLLPGPEAHQLAIYIGWLLNRTLGGMIAGLLFVLPGFLSILALSYIYVLFGNVTVVEGMFFGLKCAVLAVVVQAVFRIGSRALRNGLMVGLAAAAFVAIFFLHVPFPVIIIAAGVIGYIGGRTGASAFRVGGGHKAGSDKVLEDRDSLLGEEIPPHAAPNLAWSLKTSGVLAALWLLPVAALLLALGQHSVFTQIGIFFSQMAVVTFGGAYAVLAYVAQQAVQGFGWLWPGEMLDGLGMAETTPGPLIMVTQFVGFLAGYRDPGSINPLAAATLAAVLTTWVTFIPSFLWIFAGAPFMERMRGNAALSGAMAAITAAVVGVILNLAVWFGLHVLFRDTTTLTIGPLNWDVPILHSVDWPSLVLTLLAALALFRLKQSVIAVLFASAVLGIAWKVLT
- a CDS encoding DUF2235 domain-containing protein, coding for MASSPCSRMQVRVLLPGVFALDCYLWMHLVLSSGPGGISMNIIVCCDGTWNTPNDLENGVPSPTNVVKLYNALAPNDAEGAPQKSYYHPGVGSEGNWRDRILGGSTGKGLNRNIKNAYCWLAGTYQPGDKIWLFGFSRGAYTARSLGGMISRCGLLDLSTYDDDARRIWDAVDEVFDIYRMKPEQPPVSSDRLYFHNANLGEPGAKKTPIRFIGVWDTVGSLGIPDDLGILNLLDFRGRHEFHDAGLSTIVATACHALAIDEMRQNFIPTLWTLEPGQQADLKQVWFAGAHGDVGGGYAHAGLSDIALKWMIDEAREEGLEFRPDLDTQINPHHHGVLHNSVSGFFRRLKTRPRSFPLLSADNKGTLVHESVLARRDDPPLLQGEYRTLNWDGRAPGSCRVRVYAKPHWNWTGIYLRAGTTYKLSAEGEWLDKSVRAGPDGVGLGIYPLGRLAHLLGTLIGLVERGFRALIGNHRMDAPGSRRHEDLPWFSLVGLVANDQKPARHAGSRIPPFPHETFLIGSERHFTPTEDGYLYCFANDAWQCYNNNHGSVRLTVSAGAPADGASSGTK
- a CDS encoding helix-turn-helix transcriptional regulator, which translates into the protein MPSAAVERQVALSSAIAAAATRSEVLTAMEDAAEAFGFAHVTLMAKPGDDDEYMSRLIIQTTLPEDFVRQFDRNRFLVACPVMPTLFDTMLPQAWTLGGLERDGIVPAPITRLMRRFSLFTTVVMPLHSFDGARFLLRFDGKRPSLRQSEINEFAVISLHAFEVFDRIRRTEEIAIPRPLSMRELEVVRWTAQGKTSVEIGRILSLSDHTINAHLTNAIKKLDCVNRTQLVAKAIRLGLIP
- a CDS encoding TonB-dependent hemoglobin/transferrin/lactoferrin family receptor, whose amino-acid sequence is MNIRATQFFLLTCTAIAALSPLPAMAQDAPADATALQTIVLKGKRVKAGDIVNTPLASQTTEEEIDKKQVQSIEDLGRSLEPGVNYSRGTTNSLNIRGLEGNRVATVIDGVPLTYLQDTARSTAGGAESFDFFALTSVDVVRGADSSRIGDGGLGGALVLRTLEPEDLIGEGRDWGGKVGTGYDSMDNSWYGGAAVAKRVENTSALFLGSYKTGHERDNKGDVGGYGATRTEPNPADYDQHNLLFKLRQDTELGHVFGLTAERFRFEKDTDLRRDQTLTGNYRPGNHSNGQLNERDRVSLDYFYEAPGADGLVDAAEATLYWQRQLRQDSQDSIRWTSVPGVYKRWNDIEESGFGFNGFFDSGFETGGVSHVLTFGTDIFISQAEQYSAGIDSCPASPPYTGVYGACGNLHTNQADMPDVDSKRMSFYVQDRMSFGDSGFTLTPALRYDWFDHDPQETAAYLGNAMKPDTPPGSSGDAWSPKLLAEYELSDTFTLFSQWAMGFRSPTANELYMTFGAPGTYLRTGNPDLEPETSNGFDVGARFGDSDFGGSLTFFYTRYKNFIENRNLTAAEQIARGIDPSAGYMFVQTPVNVSRAEIYGIELAAHKRFDNGFNMRAGLAYARGTNLETDQLLASVPPLKGIIGVGYETEAWGVDLLWTGVEGVDDQSAASFKAPGYGIFDLTGWWEPEQVKGLRIQAGVYNLFDRTYYDALNTKDYTTITAANKEYYSEPGRTFRISLTQRF